ACCGAGACCACGCCGAGCAGCGCGGCGTACGCTTCGAGCGGGACGGGAAGGCCCAGGTATTCGCTGAACAGGTAGTAGAGGACCGCGGCGGCCGCGATCAGACGCCCCGCCTGGCCGATGGCGCACTGGATGAGCGTCGTCACCATCACGTACCAGAGCGGCCACTTCCAGCGCGCCGTGGCATAGGCCTCGAGGAGACTCTTCCCGGTGGCGTTGGTGAACCGGAAGGCCATCTCGAACCCGTAGTACTTGAAGACGTACGCGACGGGCAGGCACCAGAGGAGGGCGTAGGCGAAGCGCCCGCCGGCGGTGGGCGCGGTCACGACGTGGCTCGTGCCGATCCCCGTCATCATGAGGATCAGCCCGGGCCCGAAGTGGGCGAGCAGATCGCGCGGCCGGAGCGACGGGAGGGTGAAGTCCTCCGGATTCAATCCGTCGTCGGCCATCGATTCGCGATCGGACATTCGTGTCGTGTTCCCCCGTTCAGGGACCACTGCTTCACGCCCTTGCCTTTCGGGCCGGACCCGGAAGGTACAAGGGACATCGCGCCCTGCCGAGAGGGTCGGCGATCCGTGCGCGGCCGAGGCTCAAAACGTTCCCGCGGGAACGTGGCCGAAAACGTTGCGGGGAAAAGCCGCAGTGGAGCTGCAGTGGAACGGCGCCGGGATCGGGCCTATCGTCCCTGGTAGCCACGGGCCGCCAGACCGCTGAAGACACGCGCGGCCCAGCGAAGCGGAGGTGCGAATGTCTGCGACCCATCCCCCGGTGCGCCGCATCTGCTGCGCCCCGACCTTGACGCTGACCTTGGCCTTGGCTTTAGCCGCGGGTTGTGCCCCGGAACCCGCCGCCGACGCGGACAACCCCTTCGTCGGGGCGTGGTCGCTCGCCTCGTGGGAGAGCCGCACCGCCGCCGGCGAGGTGACGCTTCCCTACGACGGAAATCCCGCCGGGCAGATCGCCTACACGGCCGATGGCCGCATGTCCGCGCAGTTGATGCAGGTGGGGCGGGAACTCCCCGCTGCCGCGGAAGCCACCGGACAGGAGATGCGCGACGCGATCCTGGGCGGCTTCTTCTCCTACTATGGGGACTACACCGTCGACATGGAGGCGGGTGTCGTCACGCACCATGTGGAGGGCGCGCTGCTGCCGAGCTGGGTCGGCTCGGACCGGCCCCGCGCGTTCACCTTCGACGGGCCGGACCGGTTGATTCTGAGCACCGAACCGGACCCCGCGCGCGGCGGAGGCGCGGTGGGAACGCTCGTCTGGGAGAGAGTTCGAGGACAACGATGAAGAAATGGCTGATCGCGGCCGTCGCGTTGACAGCGGCGTGCGGAGGAAGCGGTCCGGACGAGCCGGCGGATCTCGTCCTCATCAACGGAGACGTGTACACACTCGACGAGGCGCGGCCGGAGGCCGAGGCGATCGCGGTCCGTGGCGAGCGCATCGCCGTCGTCGGGTCGAACGCGGAGGCCGAGGCGCTGGTGGGACCGGACACGCGCGTCATCGACCTGGATGGCGCCTTCGTCTCGCCCGGCTTCAACGACGGCCACGTGCACGTCGAGAGCACCGGGGCGCTGATCGTGGGCGTGAACCTGCTCGAGGTGCACGAGCCGGAGGGCTTCCGCGAGGAGATCGCGCGCGCGGCCGAGCGCCTGGCGCCCGGAAGCTGGATCACGCGCGGCGACTGGGGCGCCTACGAGGAGTGGGAGGTCGGATCGACCGGCCGCGAAGGGGAGGAGGGCGCCGCGGAGGCCGGCGCGGAGGCCGCCGCTGCGAGTGCCGGCGGGCCGTTCACGCCGCACCGCGACCTCATCGACGACGTGACCCCGAATCACCCCGTCCTCGTGAACCGCTTCGACCGTTTCGTCTACCTCGCGAACAGCCTCGCGCTCGACATGGCGGGCATCACCGACGCCACGCCGTCGCCGCCCGGCGGCATGATCGCGAAGGACGCGGACGGCCGGGTCACGGGCATCCTCACGGGCTCGGCCGTCAACCTCGTCCGGGCCGCCATCACGCCGAAGTCGTTCGAGCAGCGCCTCACCGAGGTCCGCGCCGTGCTCCGGGAGGCCCGCGAGGGCGGCGTCACGACGATCCAGGACATCACCACCTCCGAGCAGTTCCGCGCCTACCAGGAACTGCACGCCCGCGGCGAGCTGACCGCCCGCATCAACATCCGCCCCTCGCTCGACAACGTGACCCACACTGGCGGGCTCGGGATCACCCGCGGCTTCGGCGACGACTGGCTCCGCTTCATCGGCTACAAGGCCTGGGTCGACGGGATCATGGGCGGCTCCAGCGCGATGTTCTACGAGCAGTACGACCACGCGCCGGGGAACTTCGGGATCGTGCGCCAGATCATGCTTCCCGAGGGAATCGACGGCCTCGCCCTCTCCCTCACCCGCGGCCAGAACTATGCCGAGTTCCCGCAGGGGAACCTCCAGCGGCTCATGGAGGAGGCGGTGCCCACCGGCCTCCCGCCCCACATCCACGCCATCGGCGACAAGGCGGTGAAGATCCTGCTCGACCTGTTTGAGGCCGTGTTGAGCGAGCACGACATGATCGAAGTGGATCACCGGTGGCGGATGATCCACGCACAGGTGGTGGAGGAGGCGGACTTCCACCGTTTCGGCGAACTCAACCTCGTGGCGGAGGTGAACCCGTACCACATCTCCGACGACATGCGGTGGATGGAGGAGCGGATCGGCGGACGATCCCGCGGCGCCTACGCGTTCCGGTCGCTGAAGGACGCGGGGGCGGTGCTCGTGTTCGGGAGCGACAGTCCCGGGACGAACGCGGCCCGCTACTTCCTCCATCCGAGGTACGGACTGTACGCGGCCGTGAGCCGGCAGACGCTCAGCGGCGAGCCGCCCGAGGGCTGGTTCCCGGAGCAGCGGCTCACGATCGAGGAGGCGATCGAGGCCTACACCCTGAACCCGGCCTGGGCCTCGTTCGAGGAGGACATCAAGGGCACGCTGACACCCGGCAAGCTGGCGGACATCGCCGTGTTCGACGTGGACCTGGTCGACGCCGGCCGCAACGATCCCGCGCGCCTGCTCGAGGCCGAGGCCCTGTACACGATCGTCGGCGGCCGCGTCGTCCACGAACGCATGTGATATCTCGCCACTCTTGAGTTGGATATACTAATGTCCATACATTGTATATCCGTGACGGCGACCACGGAGGGCCGAGTGAGAAGAAGGGGCGCAGTGAGAAAAACCAGCGTGGAAATCGACGACGGGCTCATCGAACAGGTGCGAATCCTCCTCGGGACGTCCTCCATCAAGGAGACGATCGACTCCGCGTTGCGCGAAGTCCTGCGGCGGGAGGCGCGACGCCAGGAGATCGAGGCCCTGGCGACGATGGACGGGCTCGAACTGTCGAACGAGAAGGTTATGGCCGGCGCCTGGCGTTCCTGAACCGGTCCACGTCGAACGCGAGTGGCCTACCTCATCGACAAGAGCGCGCTGGCCCGCATGGCGCATCCCCGGGTCCACGCACGACTCACGCCGGTCATCGAAACGGGCCAGGCCGCGACTTGCGCCATCATCGACCTCGAGGTGCTCTACTCCACCCGCAATGGCGAGGAGCATGCGCGAGCGCGGGCCCGGCGTACGCTGGCGTACCGTCACGTGCCACTCACGGAAGCGATCTTTCAGCGAGCCATCGCAGTGCAGGGACTGCTCGCCCGGCGGGCGCAGCACCGGGTGCCGATCGCCGACCTCATCATTGCCG
The sequence above is drawn from the Candidatus Palauibacter scopulicola genome and encodes:
- a CDS encoding PIN domain-containing protein, with translation MAYLIDKSALARMAHPRVHARLTPVIETGQAATCAIIDLEVLYSTRNGEEHARARARRTLAYRHVPLTEAIFQRAIAVQGLLARRAQHRVPIADLIIAAAAEASHLTVLHYDADFDTIAAVTGQVTEWVAPRGSL
- a CDS encoding type II toxin-antitoxin system VapB family antitoxin, encoding MRRRGAVRKTSVEIDDGLIEQVRILLGTSSIKETIDSALREVLRREARRQEIEALATMDGLELSNEKVMAGAWRS
- a CDS encoding lipocalin-like domain-containing protein, with product MSATHPPVRRICCAPTLTLTLALALAAGCAPEPAADADNPFVGAWSLASWESRTAAGEVTLPYDGNPAGQIAYTADGRMSAQLMQVGRELPAAAEATGQEMRDAILGGFFSYYGDYTVDMEAGVVTHHVEGALLPSWVGSDRPRAFTFDGPDRLILSTEPDPARGGGAVGTLVWERVRGQR
- a CDS encoding amidohydrolase — encoded protein: MKKWLIAAVALTAACGGSGPDEPADLVLINGDVYTLDEARPEAEAIAVRGERIAVVGSNAEAEALVGPDTRVIDLDGAFVSPGFNDGHVHVESTGALIVGVNLLEVHEPEGFREEIARAAERLAPGSWITRGDWGAYEEWEVGSTGREGEEGAAEAGAEAAAASAGGPFTPHRDLIDDVTPNHPVLVNRFDRFVYLANSLALDMAGITDATPSPPGGMIAKDADGRVTGILTGSAVNLVRAAITPKSFEQRLTEVRAVLREAREGGVTTIQDITTSEQFRAYQELHARGELTARINIRPSLDNVTHTGGLGITRGFGDDWLRFIGYKAWVDGIMGGSSAMFYEQYDHAPGNFGIVRQIMLPEGIDGLALSLTRGQNYAEFPQGNLQRLMEEAVPTGLPPHIHAIGDKAVKILLDLFEAVLSEHDMIEVDHRWRMIHAQVVEEADFHRFGELNLVAEVNPYHISDDMRWMEERIGGRSRGAYAFRSLKDAGAVLVFGSDSPGTNAARYFLHPRYGLYAAVSRQTLSGEPPEGWFPEQRLTIEEAIEAYTLNPAWASFEEDIKGTLTPGKLADIAVFDVDLVDAGRNDPARLLEAEALYTIVGGRVVHERM